A window of Diospyros lotus cultivar Yz01 chromosome 14, ASM1463336v1, whole genome shotgun sequence contains these coding sequences:
- the LOC127790836 gene encoding clathrin light chain 2-like, whose translation MSASIRSFDDGYDPQFVGGQSVEELTGDGSVESDGPILPPAVEMQAEEGLALREWRRQNALRLEEKEKKEKETLREIIEEAEEYKADFYGRRQLAVENNKAANREKEKLYLERQDKFHAEANQNYWKAIAELIPNEVPTIEKRGKREKDKKPSIVVIQGPKPGKLTDLSRMRHVLVKLKHNPPPHLKTAPPPPPPETKKDAKTGPPPPGATSPKQVAVASPRA comes from the exons ATGTCGGCGTCAATTCGGTCGTTCGATGACGGCTACGATCCTCAGTTCGTCGGCGGCCAGTCGGTGGAGGAACTGACTGGCGACGGCTCCGTGGAGTCGGACGGGCCGATTCTGCCGCCGGCGGTGGAGATGCAGGCGGAGGAGGGGCTCGCTCTGAGGGAGTGGCGCAG GCAAAATGCACTTCGACtggaggagaaggagaagaaggagaaagaaacgttgagagaaataattgaggaggCTGAAGAGTACAAAGCTGACTTCTACGGGAGGCGGCAGCTGGCAGTTGAGAACAACAAAGCTGCCAACAGGGAAAAAGAGAAG CTGTATCTGGAAAGACAGGATAAGTTTCACGCAGAAGCTAACCAGAATTACTGGAAAGCAATTGCAGAGCTCATCCCAAACGAAGTGCCAACTATAGAGAAGCGGGGTAAACGGGAGAAGGATAAGAAGCCCTCCATTGTTGTGATCCAGGGCCCCAAGCCTGGTAAGCTAACTGATCTTTCCCGGATGCGTCATGTACTCGTGAAGCTCAAGCACAATCCACCACCCCACCTGAAGACtgcaccgccaccgccaccgcctgAAACCAAGAAAGATGCCAAAACCGGGCCACCCCCACCTGGGGCCACCTCTCCTAAGCAGGTAGCCGTTGCCTCTCCCAGGGCTTGA